A genomic segment from Limosilactobacillus sp. encodes:
- the recU gene encoding Holliday junction resolvase RecU encodes MTIHYPNGQHPMQSYHVNHDLPTPHQSIYAKRGMSLEDEINHSNQYYLANHIAVIHKKPTPIQLVKVDYPKRSAAVIREAYFRRPSTTDYNGIYKGHYIDFDAKETRNRRSFPLKNFHPHQINHMRECVNQGGICFAFIKFTELDLVYLLPATILFHYWDQQEQGGRKSIRLTDIQQAGFQIEYRLNPRLPYLEAVDQIIAAKRKGVYHGQ; translated from the coding sequence ATGACGATTCACTATCCCAATGGTCAACATCCCATGCAATCATACCATGTGAACCATGATTTGCCGACCCCCCACCAGTCGATCTACGCCAAGCGGGGGATGTCGCTTGAGGATGAAATCAACCACAGCAATCAGTACTATCTGGCCAACCACATCGCGGTGATTCACAAGAAGCCCACCCCGATCCAGCTGGTCAAGGTCGACTACCCGAAGCGCAGCGCCGCGGTGATCCGCGAGGCCTACTTCCGGCGACCGTCGACGACTGATTACAACGGAATCTACAAGGGGCACTACATCGATTTTGATGCCAAGGAAACGCGCAACCGCCGTTCCTTCCCCTTGAAGAACTTTCATCCCCACCAGATCAATCACATGCGGGAATGTGTTAACCAGGGTGGGATTTGCTTTGCCTTCATTAAATTTACCGAGCTCGATCTCGTTTACCTGCTGCCCGCAACAATTTTATTCCATTATTGGGATCAGCAGGAACAAGGCGGTCGCAAATCAATCCGGTTGACCGATATTCAGCAAGCAGGCTTTCAGATTGAATACCGGCTCAACCCCCGCCTACCATATTTAGAGGCAGTCGACCAGATCATCGCTGCCAAGCGCAAAGGAGTTTATCATGGACAATAA
- a CDS encoding DnaD domain-containing protein, protein MTEETVLQRYLQAGETTVSNLLLRHYKQLGLTTAQLVLYLQFKSYQDRGTMNPDIRLIAKNLGTDETQVFNQLHQMMTNHLVEQKMRQLADGKEDAIYDFTPLLAKLATLDLQTVNQEEQKEQQNTRQQIFAMLESEFGRPLSAMELQIVNDWQDKDNYTPAMIKLALRQAVMNSARNLQYMERILQSWARQNLRTEHDITEHERQFENQRAAKGQPASGQGKHSAGPQIPIYKLGE, encoded by the coding sequence TTGACTGAAGAGACGGTATTGCAACGCTATTTGCAGGCCGGGGAAACGACGGTGAGCAACCTTTTGCTGCGTCATTACAAGCAGCTGGGGCTCACGACTGCGCAGCTGGTCTTGTATTTGCAGTTTAAGTCCTATCAGGACCGCGGGACGATGAATCCCGATATCCGCCTGATTGCCAAAAACCTGGGCACCGATGAGACCCAGGTCTTCAACCAGCTGCATCAAATGATGACCAACCACTTGGTCGAACAAAAGATGCGGCAGCTGGCCGATGGCAAGGAAGACGCCATCTACGACTTCACACCGCTGCTGGCTAAATTGGCGACCCTGGACCTGCAGACGGTAAACCAGGAAGAACAAAAGGAGCAGCAGAATACCCGCCAGCAGATTTTTGCCATGCTGGAGAGCGAGTTTGGGCGGCCCCTGTCGGCGATGGAGCTGCAGATCGTCAACGACTGGCAGGATAAGGACAACTATACGCCGGCGATGATCAAGCTGGCCCTGCGTCAGGCGGTCATGAACAGCGCCCGCAATCTTCAGTACATGGAGCGGATCCTGCAGAGCTGGGCGCGGCAGAACCTGCGGACCGAGCACGATATCACCGAACACGAGCGCCAATTTGAAAATCAACGGGCGGCCAAGGGTCAGCCCGCAAGCGGTCAGGGAAAGCATTCGGCTGGCCCGCAAATCCCGATCTACAAGCTTGGGGAATAA
- a CDS encoding cell wall elongation regulator TseB-like domain-containing protein: MQSRREVQREQNRGSALRTIRNILLTILILLLVGWSVYAVANQPRAAARRQTITMAEKYAHLHSPGHFYIFNRESTYYTITGRNQSNQPILVIVPQHGGNIRVVKQSSGVTEKQVRAQTKANHKSAEILKVAPGIFNDKVVWEVTYRSKKGKLSYDLINFKTGRYVQNINNL, encoded by the coding sequence ATGCAAAGTCGACGTGAGGTCCAGCGCGAACAGAACCGTGGTTCCGCGCTGCGCACGATTCGCAACATTTTACTAACAATTTTAATTCTGCTGCTGGTGGGCTGGAGTGTCTACGCGGTTGCCAATCAACCACGGGCCGCGGCCCGGCGGCAGACGATCACGATGGCCGAAAAGTATGCCCACCTGCATTCGCCGGGGCACTTCTACATCTTTAACCGCGAGAGTACCTACTACACGATCACGGGCCGCAACCAGTCGAATCAACCGATCCTGGTAATCGTTCCCCAGCACGGGGGCAACATCCGGGTGGTTAAGCAGAGCAGCGGCGTCACGGAAAAGCAGGTGCGCGCCCAGACCAAGGCTAACCATAAGTCGGCTGAGATCCTAAAGGTGGCACCGGGGATCTTCAACGACAAGGTGGTTTGGGAAGTAACCTACCGGAGCAAGAAGGGCAAGTTGTCGTACGACCTGATCAACTTTAAGACCGGCCGGTACGTGCAAAACATTAATAACCTGTAA
- a CDS encoding Lreu_0056 family protein, with translation MKKLTLAVCLSMAVLTLSGCGQNSHKTAATSSSSAVSKTQSSSSSRTDSASLDADHLTPQQNAALVMYYRNAQMPGASKHDYSADMKLAGQTATVKIYDKDSVPKGVGPLYKSYPDGAQLLYSVKLQNNHGNDGKHFDSTYYTIAGDKVYYEDADAGISTNGVTSAEMVDYAKSHGGVDRVLNVAKGMKVVDLRGQNSSSESTAKNSQDLSPQQLGVLVALYQSPDWFKEFVDDGMYYGTQQDMQVGPEGYDYITAYGDPTSYVYFKRSGNDVTIKQVVPKGNQSVADASMVTKHVTVSGLIRDYYTNQSQKDEVNGYVNELKPISDVANH, from the coding sequence ATGAAAAAGCTAACACTGGCAGTTTGCTTATCAATGGCGGTGCTTACACTTTCCGGGTGCGGTCAGAACAGCCACAAGACGGCAGCTACGTCTTCATCTTCGGCTGTAAGTAAGACCCAGTCGTCATCCTCGAGCAGGACTGATTCTGCCTCGCTGGATGCGGACCACCTGACGCCGCAGCAGAACGCGGCATTAGTGATGTACTACCGCAATGCCCAGATGCCTGGCGCGTCTAAGCATGATTATTCGGCAGATATGAAGTTGGCAGGGCAAACAGCCACGGTGAAGATTTATGACAAGGATAGTGTTCCTAAGGGAGTGGGTCCACTTTACAAGAGTTACCCTGACGGAGCGCAACTGCTGTACTCCGTTAAGCTGCAGAACAACCACGGCAATGATGGTAAGCATTTCGACTCGACCTATTATACGATTGCTGGCGATAAGGTTTACTACGAAGATGCCGATGCCGGGATTAGTACCAACGGCGTTACCTCAGCTGAGATGGTTGACTATGCTAAATCGCACGGCGGAGTTGATCGGGTACTAAACGTCGCCAAGGGGATGAAGGTAGTTGATTTGCGGGGACAGAACTCCTCATCCGAATCAACGGCTAAGAATAGTCAGGACCTATCGCCACAGCAGTTAGGGGTATTGGTGGCTTTATACCAATCCCCTGACTGGTTCAAGGAATTTGTTGACGATGGTATGTACTATGGGACGCAGCAGGATATGCAGGTCGGCCCAGAAGGCTATGACTATATTACTGCATACGGTGATCCAACCAGCTATGTCTACTTCAAACGTTCGGGTAATGATGTGACGATTAAACAAGTCGTCCCTAAGGGGAACCAGTCAGTTGCTGATGCCTCGATGGTTACCAAACATGTTACGGTCTCCGGCTTAATCAGGGACTACTATACTAATCAGTCACAAAAGGATGAGGTTAACGGCTATGTCAATGAGTTAAAGCCAATTTCGGACGTAGCAAATCATTAA
- a CDS encoding nitroreductase family protein: MVNAITKRQSVRKFLTAGLSTETVQKLVDAFQSAPCGMHQADVMQAVVVTDAQLCQQVEDATRDACYGAPLLFVILTKKGSPFGERDASVGAENVMIQATELGLGSVYVMGGAIKLNNYPGVLQSLGVPAGFEVTTIVPVGKVAEQPAPEPRTDRYRVQIK, encoded by the coding sequence ATGGTTAATGCAATTACAAAACGACAATCGGTTCGCAAGTTTCTCACGGCGGGGCTGAGCACTGAGACGGTTCAAAAGCTGGTCGACGCCTTCCAGAGCGCCCCATGTGGGATGCACCAGGCGGATGTTATGCAGGCCGTCGTGGTCACCGATGCCCAGCTTTGCCAACAGGTCGAGGATGCTACCAGGGATGCCTGCTACGGGGCACCGTTGTTGTTTGTGATTTTGACGAAGAAGGGCAGCCCGTTTGGTGAGCGGGACGCCTCCGTTGGTGCCGAAAACGTCATGATCCAGGCAACGGAACTCGGCCTGGGTTCTGTTTACGTCATGGGCGGCGCAATCAAGCTCAACAACTATCCAGGGGTTCTTCAGTCGTTGGGAGTTCCCGCCGGCTTTGAGGTTACGACGATCGTTCCCGTTGGCAAGGTGGCCGAGCAGCCGGCCCCGGAGCCACGAACGGATCGCTACCGTGTTCAGATCAAGTAA
- a CDS encoding THUMP domain-containing class I SAM-dependent RNA methyltransferase, with product MQKYHLMATAAAGIEALVGKELRRLGYETQVENGRVRYQGDMKDILKTNLWLRTADRVKIIVGEFDARTFEDLFDQTNELPWEDYLPVDACFPVEGKSHHSQLHNTPSVQAIVKKAIVQRLSRVYHRRTRLPETGALYPLEVAINKDHVLLTLDTTGEGLFKRGYRKNKGGAPLKENMAAALVMLAHWFPDNPFMDPVCGSGTIPIEAALYGHNIAPGINRSFICEQWVNLTPDGLSDEVRDEADAQADYDVELDIHGYDIDQNMIDIAEENCRAAGLTHDITFKQLAVKDWHTDKINGVIVANPPYGERLSDHAAVHELYRQMGELYRPLTTWSKYILTADMEFEKYYGAQATKRRKLYNGALRTDLFQFWGKKSR from the coding sequence TTGCAAAAGTATCATTTGATGGCGACCGCGGCGGCGGGGATCGAGGCCCTGGTCGGCAAGGAGCTACGGCGCCTGGGCTACGAAACCCAAGTAGAAAACGGCCGGGTGCGTTATCAGGGGGACATGAAGGACATCCTGAAGACGAACCTCTGGCTGCGGACGGCCGACCGGGTCAAGATCATCGTCGGTGAGTTCGATGCCCGAACCTTTGAAGATCTCTTCGATCAGACCAATGAGCTGCCCTGGGAGGACTATCTGCCGGTGGACGCCTGCTTCCCGGTGGAGGGGAAGAGCCACCACTCCCAGCTGCATAATACGCCGAGCGTGCAGGCAATCGTCAAGAAGGCAATCGTTCAGCGGCTCAGCCGGGTCTACCACCGGCGGACGCGCCTGCCGGAAACGGGGGCGCTCTACCCGCTGGAGGTGGCCATCAACAAGGATCACGTCCTGCTGACGCTGGATACGACCGGTGAGGGGCTCTTCAAGCGGGGCTACCGTAAAAACAAGGGTGGCGCACCACTGAAGGAAAACATGGCCGCGGCCTTGGTCATGCTGGCGCACTGGTTCCCGGACAATCCCTTCATGGACCCGGTCTGTGGTTCTGGAACGATCCCGATTGAGGCGGCCCTGTACGGCCACAACATTGCGCCGGGAATCAACCGCTCCTTTATCTGTGAGCAGTGGGTCAATTTGACGCCGGATGGCCTTTCCGATGAGGTTCGCGACGAGGCCGATGCCCAGGCCGACTACGACGTCGAGCTGGATATCCACGGCTATGATATCGACCAGAACATGATCGACATTGCCGAGGAGAACTGCCGGGCGGCGGGCCTGACCCACGACATCACCTTTAAACAGTTAGCGGTCAAGGACTGGCATACCGACAAGATCAATGGAGTCATTGTCGCCAATCCACCGTACGGGGAGCGGCTGAGCGACCACGCCGCCGTCCATGAGCTTTACCGGCAGATGGGCGAGCTCTACCGGCCACTGACGACCTGGAGCAAGTACATTTTGACCGCCGACATGGAGTTTGAGAAGTACTACGGCGCTCAGGCAACTAAGCGGCGCAAGCTTTACAATGGTGCCTTGCGGACGGACCTCTTCCAATTCTGGGGCAAAAAGTCCCGCTGA
- a CDS encoding DUF1273 domain-containing protein produces MRRLWLTGYRSYELNVFKDDDPKVKVIKKVLTERLRGELETAADEYWLITGPQMGTERWGLECGLELQHDYPQLKLALMEPYTDFAQRWNEANQEKLAVIKNKVDFTAPVTDHPYQSPQQLRTYQQFMLTHTDRMLMLYDPEYEGKPKYDYRRAQQFEEEHDYPLSLVDFDELQEAAVEWSEAERERQNQN; encoded by the coding sequence ATGCGCCGCTTGTGGCTGACGGGCTACCGCAGTTATGAATTGAACGTGTTCAAAGACGACGACCCGAAGGTAAAGGTGATCAAAAAAGTGCTGACCGAACGCCTGCGAGGGGAGCTGGAGACCGCTGCGGACGAGTACTGGCTGATCACGGGACCGCAGATGGGGACCGAACGCTGGGGGCTGGAGTGCGGCCTGGAATTGCAACACGACTACCCGCAGCTCAAGCTCGCCCTAATGGAACCGTACACCGACTTTGCCCAGCGCTGGAACGAGGCCAACCAGGAAAAGCTGGCGGTGATCAAGAACAAGGTTGACTTTACGGCACCGGTGACCGACCACCCCTACCAGTCACCCCAGCAGCTGCGGACCTACCAGCAGTTCATGCTAACCCACACCGACCGGATGCTGATGCTTTACGATCCCGAATACGAGGGCAAGCCGAAGTACGACTATCGCCGGGCCCAGCAATTCGAGGAGGAACACGACTACCCGCTCTCCCTGGTTGACTTCGACGAGCTCCAGGAGGCTGCCGTGGAGTGGAGCGAGGCGGAGCGCGAACGGCAAAATCAAAATTGA
- the gpsB gene encoding cell division regulator GpsB gives MDSIKFTPQDILHKQFKEKNIGKGYDEADVDAFLDDVIKDYDTFNKEVNRLNSENERLRAKVDELNRQVEVGSTMNAHVNNQQPVSNATNMDILKRLSNLERRVFGSQINGNEGQDDSHLL, from the coding sequence TTGGATAGCATAAAGTTTACTCCGCAAGACATTTTGCATAAGCAATTTAAGGAAAAGAACATTGGCAAGGGCTACGATGAGGCCGATGTCGATGCCTTCCTTGATGATGTTATCAAGGACTATGACACTTTCAACAAGGAAGTTAACCGTCTCAACAGTGAGAACGAACGCCTGCGGGCTAAGGTTGACGAACTGAATCGCCAGGTTGAAGTGGGCTCAACAATGAACGCTCACGTTAACAACCAACAGCCGGTTTCCAACGCGACGAACATGGATATTTTGAAGCGTTTGTCCAACCTGGAACGGCGGGTCTTTGGTTCCCAAATTAACGGGAACGAGGGCCAGGACGATTCGCACCTGCTTTAG
- a CDS encoding PBP1A family penicillin-binding protein, translated as MDNNDQPTRSSRHEQDYDEQPERGSLVKRILLWILGLIVLLFIAGTALFFYYASSAPTISRNELAGQNTTTIYDDQNRVISRLGTQKREYAKDSEIPTTLKHAVVSIEDRRFYKHHGVDPIRIVGAATSNIFGRSSGMQGGSTLTQQLVKLSVFSTAASDRTFKRKAQEAWLAINVERHFSKNQILDFYINKVYMGNGVYGMKTAAQYYYGKDLDELSLSQMALLAGMPQSPSYYNPLADNTKYATQRRNEVLNAMVRSKYISQSQANQAASESITEGLDPDHGNTSNNGTGVKEKVIDAYVKQVLAVLEAKGYNPYTDGLKVHTNLDLDAQKHLYNAANNTVAFQSNKMQTGVAVTDPHNGQIVAMLGGRHTGNVIYGLNRAVQTNRSSGSTAKPLMDYGPAIEYLQWPTFKKVSDTKFVYPGTNKVLKDFDNQYKGSMTMREALVQSRNVPAIRTLQRVGIKRATDFLSGLGISQKQPYTLQNGIALYISPLQVSAAYAAFANGGTYYKPYYISSITTQDGNTKQFSPHGKRAMTKATAYMITDMLKGVFNSSEQGSATEAKLDGVYQAGKTGTTNYPSGSSQSGSMDSWMAGYTKNYSIAVWTGYDHPMQESGITDQYTKSAILLYRDLMEYLDGQNHASNWSMPSTVEAVKVSGKRQLVIKDSKWALEYSAYDDDDDDSDSSSLFSSSSSEKKSSDSSSSSSSSSTESHSSSASSASSSAPAASSASASSATTTAPTENTGNGNQ; from the coding sequence ATGGACAATAATGATCAACCGACTCGCAGCTCCCGCCATGAGCAGGACTACGACGAACAACCGGAGAGGGGCAGTCTCGTCAAACGGATCCTCCTGTGGATTCTTGGCCTCATTGTTCTATTATTCATTGCGGGAACGGCCCTCTTCTTCTACTACGCCTCCAGTGCTCCAACCATCAGTCGTAATGAATTGGCCGGCCAGAACACGACCACCATTTATGATGACCAAAACCGGGTTATTTCACGCCTGGGGACGCAGAAGCGCGAGTATGCCAAGGACAGTGAGATTCCGACGACCTTAAAGCACGCCGTTGTCTCAATCGAAGACCGGCGCTTCTACAAGCACCACGGGGTCGACCCGATTCGGATCGTCGGAGCGGCCACTTCGAACATCTTTGGCCGCTCTTCGGGGATGCAGGGTGGTTCGACCCTGACCCAGCAGCTGGTGAAGCTGTCGGTCTTCTCGACCGCGGCTTCGGACCGGACCTTCAAGCGCAAGGCCCAAGAAGCCTGGCTGGCGATTAACGTCGAACGCCACTTCTCCAAGAATCAAATTCTTGACTTCTACATTAATAAGGTCTACATGGGTAATGGGGTCTACGGAATGAAGACGGCGGCCCAGTATTACTACGGCAAGGACCTGGACGAACTGAGTCTCTCACAGATGGCCCTGCTCGCCGGGATGCCGCAGTCGCCGTCCTACTACAACCCACTCGCCGACAACACCAAGTACGCCACCCAGCGGCGCAACGAGGTGCTCAACGCGATGGTTCGCAGCAAGTACATTTCCCAGTCCCAGGCTAACCAGGCCGCCAGCGAAAGCATCACGGAGGGCCTCGATCCCGACCACGGGAACACGTCGAACAACGGTACCGGAGTCAAGGAAAAGGTTATCGATGCCTACGTCAAGCAGGTCCTGGCAGTCCTGGAGGCGAAGGGCTACAATCCATACACCGATGGGTTGAAGGTCCACACCAACCTGGACCTGGACGCCCAAAAGCACCTTTACAACGCGGCAAACAATACCGTCGCCTTCCAGAGCAATAAGATGCAGACCGGGGTCGCCGTTACCGACCCGCACAACGGTCAAATTGTTGCCATGTTAGGGGGCCGGCACACCGGCAACGTCATCTATGGTCTGAACCGGGCCGTCCAGACCAACCGGAGTTCCGGTTCGACGGCCAAGCCACTGATGGACTATGGTCCGGCCATCGAATACCTGCAATGGCCAACCTTCAAGAAGGTTTCCGATACCAAGTTCGTTTACCCTGGTACCAACAAGGTCTTAAAGGACTTCGATAACCAGTACAAGGGTTCGATGACGATGCGTGAAGCCCTCGTCCAATCCCGGAACGTTCCGGCCATCCGGACGCTGCAGCGGGTCGGCATTAAGCGGGCCACCGACTTCTTGAGCGGCCTTGGTATTTCGCAAAAACAGCCGTACACCCTGCAAAACGGGATTGCCCTCTACATCTCACCGCTCCAGGTTTCGGCTGCCTACGCGGCCTTTGCTAACGGTGGGACCTACTACAAGCCGTACTACATCAGTTCCATCACGACTCAGGACGGCAACACCAAGCAATTCAGCCCTCACGGCAAGCGGGCGATGACCAAGGCAACGGCCTACATGATCACCGACATGCTCAAGGGCGTCTTCAACAGCTCGGAACAAGGTAGTGCCACGGAGGCTAAGCTCGACGGTGTCTACCAGGCCGGAAAGACCGGGACAACCAACTACCCATCTGGCTCTAGCCAGTCCGGTTCGATGGATTCCTGGATGGCCGGCTATACCAAGAACTACTCAATCGCCGTTTGGACCGGGTACGACCACCCAATGCAGGAAAGTGGGATCACCGATCAGTACACCAAGTCTGCAATCTTGCTCTACCGGGATCTGATGGAATACCTCGATGGGCAGAACCACGCCTCCAACTGGTCGATGCCAAGTACGGTCGAGGCCGTTAAGGTTAGCGGCAAACGGCAGCTAGTGATCAAGGATTCCAAGTGGGCCCTGGAATATTCAGCCTATGACGATGATGATGACGATAGTGATTCCAGTTCGCTCTTCTCTTCCTCTAGTTCCGAAAAGAAGAGCTCTGATTCCAGCTCGAGTTCTAGTTCCAGCAGTACCGAAAGCCACAGCAGCTCGGCAAGCAGTGCTTCTTCATCCGCACCCGCAGCCAGCTCGGCTAGTGCTTCCTCGGCAACAACTACCGCGCCAACGGAAAACACCGGCAATGGCAATCAATAA
- a CDS encoding DMT family transporter yields MDKSSSSHHVMKGIAIAALASTMWGISGTVLQLISQNLAIPATWMLSTRTLVTGVILLVISSFVYGKRIFNVFKERGSAISVVTYAIFGLMANLLTFYYAIQRGNASAATILQYLSPLFIVLGGVIFLHRRPFRSDIIAFVVALIGVVLSITRGNITRLAIPFDSLLWGIGSGITAALYVVLPQRAAEKNPPIVVLGWGTMIAGILFNLYRPFWVNPPQISTTLVASVGTVVLFGTILPFGLLMEATKFAPSDVVSIMDALQPIVTAILSVIFFHLVLNWVEILGIILVILAIYILQEGRRRKLKGI; encoded by the coding sequence ATGGATAAGTCTTCGTCGTCACACCACGTTATGAAGGGGATCGCGATCGCGGCCCTGGCCTCCACCATGTGGGGAATCTCGGGAACGGTGTTGCAGCTGATTTCGCAGAACCTGGCAATTCCAGCCACCTGGATGCTTTCGACCCGGACCCTGGTCACCGGGGTTATCCTGCTGGTGATCAGCAGCTTCGTTTACGGGAAGCGAATCTTCAACGTCTTTAAGGAACGCGGCTCCGCCATTTCCGTGGTGACCTACGCCATCTTCGGTCTGATGGCGAACCTGTTGACCTTCTACTACGCCATTCAGCGGGGGAATGCCTCGGCCGCCACGATTCTGCAGTACCTGTCGCCACTCTTCATTGTCTTGGGTGGGGTGATTTTCCTCCACCGGCGGCCATTCCGGAGTGACATCATCGCCTTCGTGGTGGCCCTGATTGGGGTCGTGCTGAGCATCACCCGGGGCAACATCACCCGGCTGGCGATTCCGTTCGACTCCCTTTTGTGGGGGATCGGTTCCGGAATCACGGCGGCCCTGTACGTGGTTCTGCCACAGCGGGCGGCGGAAAAGAACCCGCCAATCGTTGTCCTGGGCTGGGGGACGATGATCGCCGGAATCCTCTTCAACCTTTACCGGCCATTCTGGGTCAACCCGCCGCAGATCTCGACGACCCTCGTGGCCTCGGTCGGGACGGTGGTCCTGTTCGGGACGATCCTGCCCTTTGGCCTCTTGATGGAAGCCACCAAGTTTGCACCGTCCGACGTGGTCAGCATCATGGACGCCCTGCAGCCGATTGTAACCGCCATTTTAAGCGTGATCTTCTTCCACCTGGTCCTCAACTGGGTTGAAATTCTCGGGATCATCCTGGTCATTCTGGCCATCTACATCCTGCAAGAAGGCCGTCGGCGGAAATTAAAGGGAATTTAA